In a single window of the Renibacterium salmoninarum ATCC 33209 genome:
- a CDS encoding LacI family DNA-binding transcriptional regulator, which produces MIKSVPTRATMKDVAARAGVGLATVLRVVNGDANVSNRTKVLVDQAIAELGFRRNDSARLLRQGIAASIGVVLDDVADPFFAMLNRAVEAKAIERHVLAMTVSTGNDAEQARELINALCARRVDGLIVAAPRGTDESYLRHEIQAGTPVVFVDRPPVDLATDAVLSDNLGGARNGVDHLIAQGHSRIACLSDGSDLYSVHQRVQGYWQALANANIAAEAKL; this is translated from the coding sequence GTGATCAAATCAGTGCCCACCCGGGCCACGATGAAAGACGTTGCCGCAAGGGCCGGTGTGGGCTTGGCGACGGTTTTGCGCGTGGTAAATGGCGATGCCAATGTGAGTAATCGGACCAAGGTTCTAGTCGACCAAGCGATTGCCGAATTAGGCTTCCGTCGAAATGACAGCGCCAGACTATTGCGGCAAGGGATAGCTGCCAGTATTGGCGTGGTGCTCGACGATGTTGCGGATCCGTTTTTCGCCATGCTCAATCGCGCCGTCGAAGCGAAAGCCATTGAACGTCATGTTTTAGCGATGACCGTCTCAACCGGAAATGACGCCGAACAGGCTCGCGAGCTCATCAATGCACTGTGTGCGCGCCGAGTTGACGGTCTGATCGTAGCAGCGCCCCGTGGCACCGATGAGAGCTATCTACGTCATGAAATCCAGGCGGGAACGCCAGTAGTTTTTGTTGACAGGCCACCTGTCGACCTGGCTACCGACGCCGTACTGAGCGACAACCTTGGTGGCGCCCGGAACGGCGTCGACCATTTGATTGCCCAGGGGCATAGCCGAATTGCCTGCCTCAGTGACGGTAGTGATTTGTATAGCGTTCATCAGCGGGTGCAGGGTTACTGGCAGGCGTTGGCCAACGCCAATATTGCCGCGGAAGCAAAGCTGTAA
- the dnaB gene encoding replicative DNA helicase, translating to MSVADQQAETTSLREPDFPRTPPQDLVAEQSVLGGMLLSKDAIADVVEVLRGQDFYRPAHENIYEAVLDLYGRGEPADAVTVSDELTKRGEISKVGGPAYLHQLIQSVPTAANAGFYAQIVAERAVLRRLVNAGTKIVQLGYGNDGEVEDIVNAAQAEIFAVAERRSAEDYVSLGEVMQTAVDEIEAAGHRGEGMIGVPTGFYDLDELTHGLHPGQMIVIAARPAVGKSTFALDIARSAAIKNKMATVFFSLEMSRTEIAMRLMSAEATIQLQDLRKGTVKDEQWTKMAKVMGPLSEAPLFIDDSPNMSLMEIRAKCRRLKQQHELKLVVLDYLQLMSSGKRVESRQQEVSEFSRALKLLAKELGVPVIALSQLNRGSEQRTDKKPMVSDLRESGSIEQDADMVILLHREDIYDKESSRAGEADVIIAKHRNGPTKTIVVGFQGHYSRFSNMAPDSTGSAY from the coding sequence ATGTCGGTAGCTGATCAGCAGGCGGAGACTACTTCGCTGCGTGAACCGGACTTCCCCCGAACCCCACCCCAGGATCTTGTCGCCGAGCAGAGCGTATTGGGCGGCATGCTGCTTTCAAAAGACGCGATTGCCGACGTCGTTGAGGTGTTGCGTGGGCAGGACTTCTACCGTCCGGCCCACGAAAATATTTATGAGGCTGTACTCGATTTATACGGTCGTGGTGAGCCTGCCGATGCGGTCACCGTCTCTGACGAGCTAACAAAACGGGGTGAGATCTCCAAAGTTGGTGGACCCGCCTATTTGCATCAGTTGATTCAATCGGTGCCCACGGCGGCAAACGCGGGCTTCTATGCTCAGATCGTCGCGGAGCGTGCAGTCTTGCGCCGGCTAGTAAATGCTGGAACGAAGATCGTCCAACTCGGTTACGGCAACGACGGTGAAGTCGAAGACATCGTCAACGCCGCTCAGGCTGAGATCTTCGCCGTCGCCGAACGCCGCTCCGCGGAGGATTACGTTTCGCTGGGTGAAGTGATGCAGACCGCGGTTGATGAGATTGAGGCTGCCGGGCACCGTGGCGAGGGCATGATCGGTGTGCCGACTGGTTTTTATGATCTGGACGAGCTGACCCATGGCTTGCATCCGGGGCAGATGATCGTCATCGCGGCTCGTCCTGCGGTTGGTAAGTCGACTTTTGCTCTGGATATTGCCCGTTCGGCAGCGATTAAGAACAAAATGGCAACCGTCTTTTTCTCGCTGGAAATGAGCCGTACTGAAATTGCGATGCGCCTCATGAGCGCTGAAGCGACCATTCAACTCCAGGACTTGCGCAAGGGCACCGTCAAAGACGAGCAGTGGACCAAAATGGCCAAGGTGATGGGGCCCTTGAGCGAAGCGCCACTTTTCATTGACGATAGCCCCAACATGTCATTGATGGAGATCCGGGCAAAATGCCGTCGGCTTAAGCAACAACACGAGCTGAAGCTAGTCGTTTTGGACTATCTTCAGCTGATGTCCTCTGGCAAACGCGTTGAATCGCGCCAGCAGGAAGTTTCTGAATTTTCCCGTGCTTTGAAGCTGCTGGCCAAGGAGCTTGGCGTCCCGGTTATTGCCCTGTCGCAGCTGAACCGTGGTTCTGAGCAGCGAACTGACAAGAAGCCAATGGTCTCTGACTTGCGTGAATCGGGCTCTATTGAGCAGGACGCGGACATGGTCATTTTGCTGCACCGTGAAGATATTTACGACAAAGAGTCCTCAAGAGCCGGCGAAGCAGACGTCATCATCGCTAAGCACCGTAACGGTCCAACCAAGACCATCGTGGTGGGTTTCCAAGGCCATTACTCTCGCTTTTCAAATATGGCCCCGGATAGCACCGGCAGCGCGTATTAA
- a CDS encoding DUF1345 domain-containing protein: MENRTRRARIARRRFLVMIAAAIAALLLTGFLDSWLHAPAVAWAVAAGIYDLWIWLAISMMDASTTAAHATEEDPRRDTANFLISLAAVASLGAVAVVMVDAKGAEGPVRAGLAALALVTTALSWLLVHTLYTLR, translated from the coding sequence GTGGAGAATCGAACGCGACGGGCCCGGATTGCACGCAGGCGATTTCTGGTGATGATCGCCGCCGCGATCGCGGCACTTTTGCTCACCGGCTTCCTTGATTCCTGGCTGCACGCACCCGCGGTAGCCTGGGCAGTCGCCGCCGGCATTTACGATCTCTGGATCTGGCTGGCAATCTCAATGATGGATGCGAGCACGACGGCGGCGCACGCCACCGAAGAGGATCCGCGCCGGGATACCGCGAACTTCCTGATCTCGCTTGCTGCAGTCGCCAGTTTGGGCGCGGTAGCGGTGGTAATGGTCGATGCAAAGGGCGCCGAAGGCCCGGTCCGCGCCGGGTTGGCAGCACTAGCGCTAGTCACCACCGCCTTATCTTGGCTGCTGGTGCACACGCTTTATACGTTGCGTTAA
- a CDS encoding MFS transporter, whose amino-acid sequence MSAAATSTVQPVSNRFRQIVASGVGNAIEWYDWYIYSFLAVVFAPQIFHAGDATADLLSAFAVFAASFLLRPIGGLLVGNLADRIGRKNTLVLTISAMGLGSLIVGLTPSFATVGIWAPIILVLGRLISGLSVGGEFAANTVFLVESAPANRRGFYSSFQYVSTTVGQLLASGLAALLLSTLSKDDMNAWGWRVPFFVGALLSLVGLWIRRGTEETLVVKAEAVRPKVFDALVKYPKQSLLIVGITISGTILYYTWTTYLPTYATTNGSLETKDFLVISTIGLFFFLIIQPLVGILSDRIGRKPLLIASSAIFAVGIVPGLYLVSQSTFVGALGVTLVGMLVLSGFTSISAAVNAETIPTHVRSAGIGFPYSLTVAIFGDTAPFVGTLFKTWGVPGLFGWYVVVLCLISLAVYNLRVARNRVQAATRIALAQPVQLFPPVVTRRRGGYCLSMVSGNIVRSVLARIRFAVSQVHPAIRRSTQMNLLLRKYRNRLAQRRWVHICVLTN is encoded by the coding sequence ATGAGCGCAGCAGCTACCTCGACCGTTCAGCCGGTCAGTAATCGTTTCCGCCAGATTGTCGCCTCCGGGGTGGGTAACGCCATTGAATGGTACGACTGGTATATCTACAGCTTTCTGGCGGTAGTTTTTGCGCCGCAGATCTTTCACGCCGGCGATGCGACCGCTGATCTGCTCTCCGCCTTCGCAGTCTTTGCCGCAAGCTTCCTGTTGCGCCCAATCGGCGGGCTGTTAGTAGGAAACCTGGCTGATCGAATTGGGCGGAAAAATACGCTGGTATTGACCATTTCCGCCATGGGGCTGGGATCCCTGATCGTAGGACTCACCCCCAGCTTTGCTACCGTCGGTATTTGGGCGCCAATCATCTTGGTGCTGGGCAGGCTAATTTCCGGATTATCCGTTGGTGGCGAGTTTGCGGCCAACACCGTCTTCCTCGTGGAGTCCGCACCGGCCAACCGTCGCGGTTTTTACTCATCATTTCAATACGTCTCCACCACAGTGGGGCAGTTGCTCGCCTCCGGGCTAGCGGCCCTTTTACTGAGCACGCTCAGCAAAGACGACATGAATGCTTGGGGCTGGCGGGTGCCATTCTTCGTTGGCGCATTGCTCAGCTTGGTCGGATTGTGGATTCGCCGTGGCACCGAAGAGACCCTTGTGGTGAAAGCTGAGGCTGTGCGGCCGAAAGTCTTTGATGCGTTGGTCAAATACCCGAAGCAGTCGCTGTTGATCGTTGGCATAACCATCTCTGGCACGATCCTCTATTACACCTGGACCACTTACCTGCCGACCTATGCAACTACCAACGGTTCCCTAGAAACTAAGGATTTCTTGGTCATTTCGACCATTGGGCTGTTCTTCTTCTTGATTATTCAGCCGCTGGTTGGCATCTTGTCCGACCGGATTGGCCGCAAGCCGTTGCTGATTGCTTCATCTGCGATCTTTGCCGTGGGAATCGTTCCTGGTTTGTACCTGGTCTCCCAGTCAACCTTCGTCGGAGCGTTGGGGGTGACCTTGGTGGGCATGTTGGTACTGAGTGGGTTTACCTCAATCTCGGCAGCGGTTAATGCAGAAACGATCCCCACTCATGTTCGGAGCGCGGGGATTGGTTTTCCGTACTCGCTCACGGTGGCGATCTTTGGCGACACCGCACCGTTTGTGGGCACCCTCTTCAAAACATGGGGTGTGCCGGGGCTGTTTGGTTGGTACGTAGTCGTGCTGTGTTTGATCTCGCTCGCGGTCTATAATCTTCGCGTTGCGAGAAACCGCGTTCAAGCCGCTACCCGAATAGCCCTCGCCCAACCTGTGCAACTCTTTCCCCCCGTCGTCACTCGACGACGGGGGGGGTATTGCTTATCGATGGTTTCCGGTAACATAGTTAGGTCTGTGTTAGCACGGATTCGATTTGCCGTGTCTCAGGTACATCCTGCAATACGGCGGTCGACGCAAATGAACCTCCTGTTACGGAAATACCGCAACCGCTTAGCCCAAAGGAGGTGGGTTCACATATGCGTCCTTACGAATTGA
- a CDS encoding DUF1345 domain-containing protein — MTYQVSDTNIETRTMRSAALRHSLLAFVFGTGILATTINWVVSLA; from the coding sequence ATGACCTATCAAGTGTCGGACACCAACATTGAGACTAGGACTATGCGATCGGCGGCATTACGGCACAGCCTGCTCGCCTTTGTCTTCGGAACGGGCATCCTGGCCACCACCATCAACTGGGTAGTCAGCCTGGCCTGA
- a CDS encoding substrate-binding domain-containing protein, with protein sequence MKLAQWLADLEKLPTEQQPSAIFCTNSRASVAVLHALGDQRNAGISSNNLALVCFDDFELADVMDPGITVVAQDPATIGQRAAELLFQRLDGEVGHAQRIMVPTRLIPRGSGELAPASR encoded by the coding sequence ATCAAGTTAGCGCAATGGCTAGCGGACCTGGAGAAACTGCCAACAGAACAACAACCCAGCGCAATTTTTTGCACCAATAGCCGGGCTTCGGTAGCGGTACTTCATGCGCTGGGCGATCAACGCAATGCCGGAATCAGCTCCAACAACTTGGCTCTGGTATGTTTCGACGACTTCGAGCTGGCCGATGTGATGGACCCTGGCATCACCGTGGTGGCGCAAGATCCAGCAACAATTGGCCAGCGGGCCGCTGAACTACTTTTCCAAAGGCTCGACGGCGAAGTCGGCCATGCGCAACGCATTATGGTGCCCACCCGACTCATTCCACGCGGCTCCGGTGAACTAGCACCTGCGAGCCGCTGA
- a CDS encoding ABC transporter permease, with protein sequence MSIAPAIASIDAAPRSGWRTLLRDRWGIFGGSLVLVFILLAIAAPLVAGLSRNDPYAYHLDKLDGSSAPAGFGGGISASHWFGVEPLTGRDLFSIVVFGAQTSLFVGISATIVAVVLGTVIGLSAGYFGGWWDTVSSRATDVLLGFPGLIFMIALGAIVPVETNKTLLLIGVIGFFCWPRIARVVRAETMSIRQ encoded by the coding sequence GTGTCGATTGCCCCGGCCATCGCGTCAATTGACGCGGCACCGCGATCTGGGTGGCGCACGCTGCTTCGGGACCGTTGGGGAATATTCGGTGGTTCGTTAGTCCTGGTTTTCATCCTTTTAGCCATCGCGGCACCGCTAGTTGCCGGGCTGAGCAGAAACGATCCTTACGCTTATCACTTAGACAAACTCGATGGCTCTAGCGCACCAGCAGGTTTTGGCGGCGGCATCAGCGCATCGCATTGGTTTGGCGTGGAACCGCTCACTGGACGCGATCTATTTTCCATCGTGGTTTTCGGTGCCCAAACTTCCCTGTTCGTTGGAATTAGCGCAACCATCGTCGCAGTCGTTTTGGGCACGGTCATTGGACTGAGCGCCGGATATTTCGGCGGCTGGTGGGACACCGTGAGCAGCCGAGCCACTGACGTACTACTGGGCTTCCCCGGCTTGATCTTCATGATCGCATTGGGTGCGATTGTACCTGTCGAAACCAATAAAACCTTGCTGCTAATTGGCGTCATCGGCTTCTTTTGCTGGCCCCGAATCGCACGGGTAGTCCGAGCTGAAACTATGAGCATCCGGCAGTGA
- a CDS encoding ABC transporter permease, with protein MQASAAMGGNPVHVIRTQVLPNLWPTVIIFATLSIPAMIGSEAALSFLGVGVPPPTPAWGRSIGASVGWVQTDPWYLIFPGIALCLVTLGFNLFGDALRDAFDPKDAHS; from the coding sequence GTGCAAGCTTCGGCCGCGATGGGCGGAAATCCTGTGCACGTGATTCGCACTCAAGTTTTACCCAATCTTTGGCCGACCGTGATCATTTTCGCCACGCTGAGCATTCCCGCGATGATTGGCTCCGAGGCCGCGTTATCCTTTCTAGGCGTCGGCGTGCCACCGCCCACTCCGGCCTGGGGCCGCTCAATTGGCGCCTCAGTGGGCTGGGTGCAAACCGACCCGTGGTACCTGATTTTCCCCGGCATCGCTTTGTGCTTGGTGACCCTGGGCTTCAATCTTTTCGGTGATGCGCTACGCGACGCTTTCGATCCGAAGGACGCGCACTCATGA
- a CDS encoding ABC transporter permease yields the protein MSLLKYLLLRIGGIILVLLIVAVTTFLVFNLLPQNVSELSCGKPCTPERLSEVRTFMGYDQPLLNQIWNFLSGIVTGRTFGQGPAAVQCGAPCFGYSFRLGVPVTDLIGQAFPITLSIAVGAAVLWLIFGVGAGVLSAVKKGTFADRAVMGVAMIGVSKPSYLLALLGILFFGFTLNILPVGGYVPITENPLEWAWLLLLPWTVLAFLHAAVYARISRGQMLEAMGEDYIRTARAKGLRERTVVGKHGLRNVLLPVVTLLGLDLGGLLGGAVISEKIFSMQGLGAQLLDAVGNMDLPVMLGITLFAAFLIIGANFIVDLLYLVLDLRVKRPTKNRAPALSV from the coding sequence ATGAGCCTTCTAAAATACTTGCTGCTGCGTATTGGCGGCATCATCCTGGTCCTACTCATAGTCGCGGTCACCACGTTTCTGGTCTTCAATTTGCTACCGCAAAACGTCTCAGAGTTGAGCTGCGGTAAACCTTGCACACCGGAAAGACTCAGTGAAGTCCGTACATTCATGGGTTACGACCAACCGCTACTGAACCAGATCTGGAACTTCTTGAGCGGCATCGTCACTGGTCGCACCTTTGGCCAGGGCCCAGCAGCCGTGCAATGCGGCGCGCCATGCTTTGGCTACTCTTTCCGACTTGGCGTTCCGGTGACTGATTTGATCGGCCAAGCTTTCCCGATCACGCTTTCGATCGCCGTCGGTGCGGCCGTACTTTGGCTAATTTTTGGTGTTGGCGCAGGGGTGCTCTCTGCAGTGAAAAAGGGAACCTTCGCAGACCGCGCCGTGATGGGCGTGGCTATGATCGGCGTCTCAAAGCCAAGCTATTTGCTGGCCTTGCTCGGCATTTTGTTCTTCGGCTTCACACTGAACATCTTGCCGGTGGGCGGCTATGTTCCGATTACCGAAAATCCCTTGGAGTGGGCTTGGCTCCTATTGCTGCCATGGACCGTTTTAGCCTTCTTGCACGCCGCCGTCTACGCGAGAATTAGCCGCGGTCAAATGCTTGAAGCAATGGGTGAAGACTACATCCGCACGGCGCGGGCCAAAGGCCTTCGAGAGCGGACCGTGGTGGGCAAGCATGGCTTACGCAACGTGCTGCTGCCAGTGGTGACATTGCTTGGCTTGGACTTAGGCGGCTTACTTGGCGGCGCCGTGATCTCCGAAAAGATCTTCAGCATGCAAGGCCTGGGCGCGCAGCTGCTCGACGCGGTAGGAAACATGGATTTACCGGTCATGTTGGGCATCACCTTGTTTGCCGCGTTTTTGATTATTGGCGCAAATTTCATTGTCGACTTGTTGTATTTGGTCCTCGACCTTCGGGTCAAAAGACCAACCAAGAATCGAGCACCAGCTCTTTCCGTTTAG
- the rplI gene encoding 50S ribosomal protein L9 has product MAKIILTHEVTGLGAAGDVVEVKNGYARNYLLPRGFALTWTKGGEKQVESIKAARAAREHASVEAAQAQAAKLSSTPVRLEVKAGDSGRLFGTVKAEDVAKAVEAAGLGSIDKRKVEIPAHIKSVGKYQANVRLHEDVSAVIDLNVVAGK; this is encoded by the coding sequence ATGGCAAAAATCATTTTGACCCATGAAGTGACCGGTCTCGGTGCTGCTGGCGACGTCGTCGAGGTGAAGAACGGTTACGCACGTAATTACCTTCTGCCCCGCGGCTTCGCTCTGACCTGGACGAAGGGTGGCGAGAAGCAGGTTGAGTCCATCAAGGCTGCTCGCGCTGCTCGTGAGCACGCTTCCGTTGAAGCTGCTCAGGCTCAGGCCGCCAAGCTGTCCTCCACCCCGGTACGCCTCGAGGTGAAGGCCGGCGATTCCGGTCGCCTCTTCGGCACCGTTAAGGCTGAGGACGTTGCAAAGGCTGTTGAAGCTGCTGGTTTGGGCAGCATCGACAAGCGCAAGGTCGAGATCCCGGCGCACATCAAGAGCGTTGGCAAATACCAGGCAAACGTTCGTCTGCACGAGGACGTTTCCGCTGTGATCGACTTGAACGTCGTCGCAGGTAAGTAA
- a CDS encoding DUF1801 domain-containing protein, translated as MQAQNKTMPTGESVSAFISGVSNAKRRQDAEELLELFGRCTGLKAVMWGPSIIGFGLNHYRYASGREGDQPAVGFSPRASNLALYGLINTAEAREQLTSLGKHRAGAGCL; from the coding sequence ATGCAGGCTCAGAACAAGACGATGCCTACGGGTGAATCTGTCTCAGCATTCATTAGCGGCGTAAGCAACGCAAAACGGCGACAGGATGCAGAAGAGCTTCTTGAACTGTTTGGCCGTTGCACAGGCCTTAAAGCAGTTATGTGGGGGCCCAGCATCATTGGCTTTGGCCTGAACCACTATCGTTACGCGAGCGGTCGCGAGGGTGACCAGCCCGCCGTCGGCTTCTCGCCGCGCGCTTCGAATCTGGCACTGTATGGCCTTATCAACACTGCTGAAGCCCGCGAGCAATTGACCTCTTTGGGCAAGCACAGAGCCGGTGCGGGCTGTCTTTAA
- the rpsR gene encoding 30S ribosomal protein S18, which produces MAKAEIRKPKPKSNPLKAADITVIDYKDVALLRKFISDRGKIRARRVTGVTVQEQRKIAQAIKNAREVALLPYSGAGRG; this is translated from the coding sequence ATGGCTAAGGCTGAAATCCGTAAGCCCAAACCAAAGTCCAACCCCCTGAAGGCCGCTGACATCACTGTCATCGACTACAAGGACGTAGCTTTGCTGCGCAAGTTCATCTCCGATCGCGGAAAGATCCGTGCTCGTCGCGTTACTGGCGTGACCGTGCAGGAACAGCGCAAGATCGCTCAGGCGATCAAGAACGCTCGCGAAGTTGCTCTACTGCCGTACTCCGGCGCGGGTCGCGGCTAA
- a CDS encoding single-stranded DNA-binding protein, with protein sequence MAGETTITVIGNLTNDPELRFTPSGSAVANFTIASTPRTFDRNSNEWKDGETLFLRASVWREAAENVAESLTKGSRVIVSGRLKSRSYETKEGEKRTVMELEVDEIGPSLRYANAKVNRTQRSGGQGGGNFGGGNGGGGNFGGNQGGGNAAWGGSGQQSAPAEDPWATPSSNSGNWGAGPDSSEPPF encoded by the coding sequence ATGGCAGGCGAAACTACCATCACCGTGATTGGCAATCTGACCAACGATCCGGAATTACGGTTCACACCGTCCGGTTCTGCGGTGGCCAACTTCACCATTGCGTCTACGCCGCGTACCTTCGACCGCAACTCCAATGAATGGAAAGACGGCGAAACGCTGTTCTTGCGCGCATCGGTGTGGCGCGAAGCGGCTGAAAACGTGGCCGAGTCGTTGACTAAAGGCTCCCGGGTGATTGTTTCCGGACGACTGAAGTCACGCTCCTACGAAACTAAAGAGGGCGAAAAGCGCACTGTAATGGAGCTTGAGGTCGATGAAATCGGTCCCTCGCTGCGTTATGCCAATGCCAAAGTTAACCGCACCCAACGCTCCGGCGGTCAGGGTGGCGGCAACTTCGGCGGCGGAAATGGTGGCGGCGGCAACTTCGGTGGCAACCAGGGCGGCGGCAACGCTGCATGGGGTGGATCTGGCCAACAGTCAGCTCCGGCCGAAGACCCGTGGGCTACTCCCTCGTCTAACTCCGGTAATTGGGGCGCCGGTCCGGATTCATCCGAACCTCCGTTCTAA
- the rpsF gene encoding 30S ribosomal protein S6: MRPYELMVIIDPEVEERTVEPTLQKFLNVITTDGGTVDKVDIWGRRRLAYDIKKKSEGIYAVVNFTAEPATAKELDRQLGLNETILRTKIIRPEDQKVAAE, encoded by the coding sequence ATGCGTCCTTACGAATTGATGGTAATCATCGACCCAGAGGTCGAAGAGCGTACCGTCGAGCCAACGCTTCAGAAGTTCCTCAACGTGATCACCACAGACGGTGGAACCGTCGACAAGGTGGACATCTGGGGACGTCGCCGCTTGGCATATGACATCAAAAAGAAATCTGAAGGTATCTACGCCGTAGTGAACTTCACTGCTGAGCCGGCTACCGCTAAGGAACTTGACCGCCAGCTTGGCCTCAACGAGACCATCTTGCGCACCAAGATCATCCGCCCCGAAGACCAGAAGGTTGCTGCCGAGTAA
- a CDS encoding ABC transporter substrate-binding protein, which yields MKLAKSLGAIALVAVLGLTACNANPSSSTSGSSEAVTKGGTLNILTASTEINLDPAKSQNLAITTLGLIERRLTTWDISADGPAKVVPDLATDTGRASDDGKTWTFTLKDGVKYDDGSPVTTADVKYGLERSFAPELSGGLGYHKALLVGGESYKGPYASKKLDSIETPDAKTIIFKMNKAYGDWPWIASMPAFAPVPAARDTDPQQYAAKIAATGPYQLDSYQQGVALKLKRNPNWSADTG from the coding sequence ATGAAATTGGCAAAGAGCCTCGGTGCCATAGCGCTCGTCGCAGTGTTGGGGCTGACGGCATGCAACGCTAACCCGAGCAGTTCGACGTCGGGCAGCAGCGAGGCAGTCACCAAAGGCGGCACCCTGAACATCTTGACGGCGTCCACCGAGATCAATCTGGACCCAGCCAAGAGCCAGAACCTGGCCATCACCACCCTTGGACTCATCGAGCGTCGCCTGACTACCTGGGATATCTCAGCTGACGGACCGGCCAAAGTGGTTCCTGATCTGGCCACCGACACCGGGCGGGCTAGCGATGACGGCAAGACCTGGACGTTCACGCTCAAAGACGGCGTGAAGTACGACGACGGCAGCCCGGTCACCACAGCCGACGTCAAGTATGGTCTGGAGCGCTCTTTTGCACCGGAGCTTTCCGGCGGCCTGGGCTACCACAAGGCATTGCTAGTTGGTGGCGAGAGCTACAAAGGGCCCTACGCGAGTAAGAAACTGGATTCGATTGAAACACCGGATGCGAAGACCATCATTTTCAAGATGAATAAAGCATACGGCGACTGGCCTTGGATTGCTTCGATGCCAGCATTTGCGCCGGTACCTGCCGCGCGCGACACAGATCCGCAGCAATATGCGGCCAAAATCGCGGCCACTGGCCCCTACCAGTTGGACAGCTACCAACAGGGTGTTGCGTTGAAACTCAAACGGAACCCCAATTGGAGTGCGGATACGGGCTGA